From the genome of Chitinophagaceae bacterium, one region includes:
- a CDS encoding IS21 family transposase: protein MANKTILMSKIRQILRLFTQGKSKVQISEQTGASRNTVKKYIRRFISEKITYDLLSSMSDTELEVLFGSVETVGKDQRYEVLQQMLPDLEKRFKKKGVTIRMLWRQYLQAHPGGYQHTCFHKYFTDYTGRAKPVMHMEHKAGDKMYIDFAGEKLSITDQETGEVQDVEVFVAILGCSQLTYVEAVTTQRREDFIGACENALRYFGGVPAAIVPDNLKSAVTKSSKYEPTINELFADFAEHYGTSILPARVYRPKDKSLVEGMVKIIYSRIYALISTHTYFTIESLNIAIGEALELLNNALLQGRDYSRRMHFEEVEKETLQPLPVYRYQFKQQHIATVMKNGHVCLAADKHYYSVPYRFIGKKVKMLFTPVRIDVYYKFEQIATHLRQGRRYQYTTITEHLASAHRYLSEWTPEKFVEQAKAIDEEVAGYILRVIENKQHPEQAYRSCLGILNLARKVGSERLTRACRRANDYGIYNYPIIVQILERRLDELSAEEQHDAVSMPQHQNIRGSDYYQ from the coding sequence ATGGCTAATAAAACAATTCTAATGTCCAAGATAAGACAGATCCTGCGTTTATTTACTCAAGGCAAGAGTAAAGTACAAATCAGTGAACAGACGGGAGCATCGCGTAATACGGTTAAAAAATATATCCGCAGGTTTATCAGCGAGAAGATCACTTATGATCTGCTCAGCAGTATGTCTGATACAGAATTAGAAGTGCTGTTTGGTTCCGTAGAAACAGTAGGTAAGGATCAGCGGTATGAAGTACTACAACAAATGCTTCCCGACCTGGAGAAGCGATTTAAGAAAAAGGGCGTAACGATCAGGATGCTATGGCGACAGTACCTGCAGGCGCACCCGGGAGGATATCAGCATACATGTTTCCATAAATACTTTACGGATTATACCGGACGTGCTAAGCCGGTGATGCATATGGAGCATAAAGCCGGTGATAAGATGTACATAGATTTTGCCGGAGAAAAACTAAGCATCACCGATCAGGAAACTGGCGAGGTTCAGGACGTAGAAGTATTTGTTGCCATACTGGGTTGTAGCCAGCTGACCTATGTAGAAGCAGTAACCACTCAACGCAGGGAAGATTTTATCGGAGCCTGTGAAAATGCACTCCGGTATTTTGGTGGTGTACCAGCAGCTATTGTTCCGGACAATCTTAAATCAGCCGTTACCAAAAGCAGTAAATATGAGCCGACGATCAATGAACTGTTTGCTGACTTTGCTGAACACTATGGTACTTCGATACTTCCTGCAAGAGTTTACCGGCCAAAGGATAAATCATTGGTGGAAGGGATGGTTAAAATTATTTACTCGCGCATCTATGCGCTCATCAGCACACACACCTATTTCACGATTGAATCGCTCAACATTGCTATCGGCGAAGCTTTGGAGTTGTTAAACAATGCACTGTTGCAGGGACGTGATTACAGCAGGCGCATGCACTTTGAGGAAGTTGAGAAAGAAACCCTGCAACCATTACCGGTTTATCGATACCAGTTTAAGCAACAACACATTGCAACGGTCATGAAGAATGGCCATGTCTGTCTTGCTGCCGATAAACATTATTACAGTGTGCCTTATCGCTTTATCGGCAAGAAAGTAAAAATGCTTTTCACGCCTGTACGTATTGACGTCTATTATAAATTTGAACAGATCGCCACTCATCTGCGGCAGGGTCGCAGATATCAATACACTACTATCACAGAGCACCTGGCATCGGCGCACCGGTACTTAAGTGAATGGACACCGGAAAAATTTGTAGAGCAGGCAAAGGCTATTGATGAAGAAGTGGCCGGGTATATTCTGCGGGTAATAGAAAACAAACAACATCCTGAACAAGCTTATAGATCCTGCTTAGGTATTCTCAACCTTGCTCGCAAAGTAGGTAGTGAACGGCTAACCAGGGCTTGTCGCAGAGCGAATGATTATGGGATATATAATTATCCAATCATCGTGCAAATACTGGAAAGGAGGTTGGACGAATTAAGCGCTGAAGAGCAGCATGATGCAGTATCGATGCCACAACATCAAAACATAAGGGGCAGCGATTACTACCAATAG
- a CDS encoding helix-turn-helix transcriptional regulator produces MRIYIKNMVSLRCKMIVEAELKRLKIKHAVVELGEVDIMQPLSDSKRYLLKTVLQLSGLELMDDKKAILVERIKSIIIEMVHYSDELPREMFSSFLTAKLHYNYSFLSNLFSEVKGTTIEQFIILHRIERVKEFILYNELNLTQIADKMHYSSVAHLSNQFKKVTGLTPSFFKSLKNKRRTVLESL; encoded by the coding sequence ATGAGAATATACATCAAAAATATGGTCAGTCTCCGGTGTAAAATGATTGTGGAGGCAGAATTAAAAAGGCTAAAAATTAAGCATGCAGTTGTTGAATTGGGCGAGGTAGATATCATGCAACCGCTTTCAGACAGCAAGCGATATCTTTTGAAAACAGTTTTACAATTGTCAGGTCTTGAATTAATGGACGATAAAAAAGCAATCTTAGTAGAGCGGATAAAAAGTATCATCATAGAGATGGTGCATTATTCAGATGAGTTGCCCAGGGAAATGTTTTCTTCGTTTTTAACTGCGAAACTCCATTATAATTATAGTTTTCTGTCAAATCTTTTTTCGGAAGTGAAAGGAACTACTATAGAGCAGTTTATCATTTTACATAGGATTGAAAGAGTGAAGGAATTTATTCTTTATAATGAACTGAACCTGACGCAGATTGCGGATAAAATGCATTATAGCAGCGTCGCCCATTTATCCAATCAGTTTAAGAAAGTGACCGGCCTTACCCCTTCCTTTTTTAAATCGCTTAAGAATAAAAGACGGACGGTGCTGGAAAGCCTGTAG
- a CDS encoding DUF3494 domain-containing protein: MKINLPYYLSGLLMLAMLNTSSGQAPPLGLTSSFALFTAVGAFSNDGTSAVTGDIGTNVGAFSGFPPGIVIGQIHVADDISAQAAADVDVAYSFMGGITCGEVIGTTMGGGQVLGPNVYCLGAASTINGDLLLDGQCNPDALFIFKIDGALSTTVFSRVILINSASLCNVWWQVNGAVSLGENSVFRGNILANGAISLLEASSLFGRGLSRAGAIALHNNVVNMDMQPSASLIFANGPTTLCNGETVMLSGNCGGTWSNGETTATITVSAGGDYFVTNSNGCGSATSNVINVTTCTICSLTVNAGADVFKCHGKSIQLSATSDDPTAIYSWSPTEGLDDPNIANPTTSVTHTTTYTVTATAANGCTATDEVTVTVYDLVKAKIKIKSNTASCAAPCVKLATHSNDNYVYTWRYNNADATVGNIHSHTYCACESGTYSVYVTDTSSGCMHHSKKIEIIIAPKMQDADQITTDHEIQINAWPNPANNNLNVSIQNAREGVVTVQLLDMLGRVLQVVHLNGDDISTNETISFNLEQLLAGMYFVRITNGDFNAEQKVIKN, encoded by the coding sequence ATGAAAATTAATTTACCGTATTATTTATCCGGCCTTCTAATGTTGGCAATGCTGAATACCAGCTCAGGACAAGCGCCTCCTCTTGGTTTAACTTCCAGTTTCGCACTGTTCACAGCGGTAGGAGCTTTTTCAAATGATGGAACATCTGCTGTAACAGGAGATATAGGAACAAATGTGGGTGCTTTCAGCGGATTTCCTCCAGGCATTGTAATTGGACAAATACATGTAGCGGATGATATTTCAGCGCAGGCTGCAGCCGATGTGGATGTTGCATACAGTTTTATGGGAGGAATTACCTGTGGTGAAGTGATTGGTACCACTATGGGAGGTGGACAGGTTCTTGGCCCAAATGTATACTGTCTTGGTGCCGCTTCCACCATCAATGGTGATTTGTTGTTAGATGGACAGTGTAATCCTGATGCGCTTTTCATTTTTAAAATTGATGGCGCTTTGTCTACCACTGTATTTTCCAGGGTTATCCTCATCAATTCCGCTTCGTTGTGCAATGTTTGGTGGCAGGTAAACGGAGCAGTTTCTCTTGGAGAAAATTCAGTTTTCAGGGGTAACATTCTAGCAAACGGCGCTATCAGCTTGCTGGAAGCCTCTTCACTTTTTGGGAGAGGACTTTCACGTGCAGGAGCAATTGCATTGCATAACAACGTTGTGAATATGGATATGCAGCCGAGTGCTTCCCTCATTTTTGCAAATGGTCCTACCACTTTATGCAATGGTGAAACCGTGATGCTTTCAGGAAATTGTGGTGGCACCTGGAGCAATGGTGAAACCACTGCAACTATCACTGTAAGTGCAGGTGGCGATTACTTTGTAACCAACAGCAATGGCTGCGGCAGCGCTACTTCCAATGTGATCAATGTTACCACCTGCACAATATGCAGCCTTACAGTAAATGCAGGGGCAGATGTTTTCAAGTGCCATGGTAAATCCATTCAGCTCAGTGCAACAAGTGATGATCCAACTGCTATATACAGTTGGTCGCCTACAGAAGGGTTGGACGACCCCAATATTGCCAATCCAACTACCAGCGTAACGCACACAACAACATATACCGTTACAGCTACCGCTGCAAATGGATGTACAGCGACTGATGAGGTTACGGTCACTGTGTATGATCTGGTAAAGGCCAAAATTAAAATCAAAAGCAACACTGCAAGTTGTGCTGCGCCTTGTGTGAAACTAGCAACTCATTCCAATGATAATTACGTTTATACCTGGCGGTATAATAATGCTGACGCTACAGTTGGTAACATCCATTCTCATACCTATTGTGCCTGTGAGTCAGGAACGTATTCAGTGTATGTAACGGATACATCGTCCGGCTGTATGCACCATTCGAAAAAGATTGAAATTATTATTGCACCAAAGATGCAGGATGCTGATCAGATTACAACGGATCACGAAATACAAATCAATGCCTGGCCCAACCCTGCCAACAACAACCTGAATGTTTCAATACAGAACGCAAGGGAAGGTGTGGTAACTGTGCAGTTACTTGATATGCTCGGAAGAGTGCTACAGGTTGTCCATCTGAATGGCGATGATATTAGTACCAATGAAACGATCAGCTTCAACCTGGAGCAGTTGCTTGCAGGAATGTACTTTGTAAGAATAACCAACGGAGACTTTAACGCAGAGCAAAAAGTGATTAAGAATTAG
- a CDS encoding carboxypeptidase-like regulatory domain-containing protein codes for MKKILFILLVLLPALLRAQITTLQGFVADSASNLPIPYATIIINDNNTTGISADSTGHFAIKSLKPITSLTFSFVGYKPQRILFNATDRNEWLNVFMIAQEQELENVTVLAGENPANRIIRAAVKNRELNNYANLNSYAYTAYEKFVVSGIPDSGAVKDSLHTKLFKYLDSNHLLIMESVVKRTHLAPDLTKELVIAQKVSGLQNPNFTVLTSEFQTTNFYKPFINIAATDFVNPISPNSWEKYFFNITDTIYSGSDTVFVMTYNPARGKHFTSLKGMLEINTDGYAIQRVVAEPSDTSLASMFVKIEQRYAKADSVHWFISQINTDIGFKKFAIEGLKVSMSGTTNIKEADINPPLTKKDFDGVGIDILKDAATKPNDYWVAQRTDTLSAKEKVTYNMLDSVGKKNNFDNKLSVLSSLQDGNLKLPYVSIQLYNVLKFNRQEGVRLGMGLETNSDLMRKFKIGAFAGYGLRDEIWKYGGFFEWKLYYPKNIKLRLNYDRTYEERGGTHYFQGSYFGNNENLRSYTISNFDFVDRREIAFTSRIRKYVNLELTAFDVNKKPTDFYQFVNTDSGDPVLQNQFDFAGFKASARFSYKERIIQSLDRYYWINMGYPTVWLQITQGINGFLNGEFTYTKYEGKFSYSFPTKSIGITSIALEGGWVNHSIPATDLFSGRSNFAFLGLFSANSFQTMRSNEFIDDGFASFYFRQDFQSNVIRWGKFQPNFVFVTNIGWGTLSHPEVHLNTAAISMNKGYFESGLMINNIFGKKFFNIVRFNAGGGVFYRYGPYAFSNVFDNLAFKLSWSYNFK; via the coding sequence TTGAAAAAAATACTCTTCATACTTCTCGTGCTGCTCCCTGCTTTGCTAAGGGCTCAGATTACCACACTTCAGGGTTTTGTGGCGGACTCTGCAAGCAATCTTCCAATTCCCTACGCCACCATAATAATTAACGACAACAATACAACCGGCATAAGCGCGGATTCCACGGGTCATTTTGCAATTAAATCGCTAAAACCAATTACATCATTGACGTTTAGTTTCGTTGGTTATAAGCCCCAACGAATTTTATTCAATGCAACAGACAGGAATGAATGGTTGAATGTTTTTATGATTGCACAAGAGCAGGAGCTGGAAAACGTGACGGTGCTGGCTGGAGAAAATCCAGCCAACAGAATAATAAGAGCAGCCGTAAAAAACCGTGAGCTAAATAACTATGCTAATTTGAATTCCTACGCGTATACGGCCTATGAAAAATTTGTAGTATCAGGTATTCCGGATTCCGGTGCCGTGAAAGATTCGCTGCACACAAAATTGTTTAAGTATCTCGATAGCAATCACCTTTTGATTATGGAATCTGTAGTAAAACGCACCCATCTTGCACCTGATCTCACCAAGGAATTGGTGATTGCACAGAAAGTGTCAGGATTGCAGAATCCGAATTTTACAGTACTCACCTCAGAGTTTCAAACCACTAATTTTTACAAGCCATTCATCAATATTGCTGCTACAGATTTCGTAAATCCGATCAGCCCGAATAGCTGGGAAAAATATTTCTTCAATATCACTGATACCATTTATTCAGGGAGCGATACGGTATTTGTTATGACTTACAATCCGGCGAGAGGAAAGCATTTCACTTCGCTGAAAGGAATGCTGGAAATCAATACGGATGGATACGCGATACAGCGTGTGGTAGCAGAACCATCGGATACCTCGCTTGCAAGTATGTTTGTCAAAATCGAACAACGATATGCAAAGGCCGATTCTGTGCATTGGTTTATTTCACAAATCAACACAGACATCGGGTTTAAAAAATTTGCAATTGAAGGATTGAAAGTAAGCATGTCAGGAACAACGAACATCAAGGAGGCGGACATCAATCCTCCGCTCACTAAAAAGGATTTTGATGGTGTGGGCATTGATATACTTAAAGATGCCGCGACTAAACCCAATGACTATTGGGTAGCGCAACGGACTGATACGCTTTCCGCAAAAGAGAAAGTTACTTATAACATGCTCGACAGCGTAGGGAAAAAGAACAATTTCGATAATAAGCTGAGCGTCTTAAGTTCATTGCAGGATGGAAATTTAAAATTGCCTTATGTAAGTATTCAGTTGTACAACGTGTTAAAATTCAACAGGCAGGAAGGAGTTCGTTTGGGAATGGGACTTGAAACAAACAGCGACCTGATGAGAAAGTTTAAGATAGGAGCTTTTGCCGGATATGGTCTTCGTGATGAGATTTGGAAATACGGTGGCTTTTTTGAATGGAAATTGTATTACCCGAAAAATATAAAGCTAAGGTTGAATTATGACCGTACCTATGAAGAACGGGGCGGGACACATTATTTCCAGGGAAGTTATTTTGGGAACAATGAAAATTTAAGAAGCTATACGATCTCTAATTTTGATTTTGTTGACCGGAGGGAAATTGCTTTTACTTCACGAATACGCAAATATGTAAATCTTGAGCTTACAGCTTTTGATGTAAATAAAAAGCCCACTGACTTTTACCAGTTTGTAAATACTGATTCAGGCGATCCGGTTTTACAGAATCAATTTGACTTTGCCGGATTTAAAGCCTCGGCGCGCTTTTCTTATAAAGAGCGCATTATACAATCGCTCGACCGGTATTACTGGATCAACATGGGTTATCCAACCGTATGGCTACAGATAACACAGGGTATTAATGGATTTCTGAATGGTGAATTCACCTATACCAAATACGAAGGGAAATTCAGTTATTCATTTCCTACCAAATCCATTGGTATTACTTCCATCGCCCTCGAAGGTGGCTGGGTGAATCATTCCATTCCTGCAACGGATCTGTTCAGCGGCAGGTCGAATTTTGCATTTCTTGGATTATTTTCTGCTAACAGTTTTCAAACCATGCGCTCGAATGAATTCATTGATGATGGCTTTGCTTCTTTTTATTTCCGTCAGGATTTTCAAAGCAATGTGATCCGGTGGGGAAAATTTCAACCCAACTTTGTTTTCGTTACCAATATCGGCTGGGGCACTTTATCACATCCTGAAGTTCATCTGAATACTGCAGCAATCAGCATGAATAAAGGGTATTTTGAATCGGGCCTGATGATCAACAATATCTTTGGAAAGAAATTTTTTAACATCGTTCGGTTTAATGCAGGTGGTGGAGTGTTCTACAGATACGGTCCTTATGCATTCAGCAATGTGTTTGATAACCTTGCCTTTAAACTGAGTTGGTCGTATAACTTCAAATAG
- a CDS encoding nuclear transport factor 2 family protein yields MENKRFPVPPFTMETALQKVQAAEDAWNTKDPEKVAMAYTPDTEWRNRTEFIRGREEVKAFLKRKWDKELDYKLKKELWGFKDNRMAVRFEYEWHDTAGQWFRSYGNEMWEFDENGYMQKRFASINDLQITEGERKFR; encoded by the coding sequence ATGGAAAACAAACGCTTCCCTGTTCCGCCCTTTACGATGGAAACCGCCCTGCAGAAAGTGCAGGCTGCTGAAGATGCATGGAATACAAAAGATCCTGAAAAAGTAGCGATGGCATATACGCCCGACACTGAATGGAGAAACCGGACAGAATTTATTCGTGGCAGGGAAGAAGTGAAAGCATTCCTGAAACGCAAATGGGATAAGGAGTTGGACTATAAGCTCAAAAAAGAACTGTGGGGTTTTAAAGACAACAGGATGGCCGTACGTTTTGAATATGAATGGCATGATACAGCAGGCCAATGGTTTCGCAGTTATGGAAATGAGATGTGGGAGTTTGATGAAAACGGTTATATGCAAAAGCGGTTTGCCAGCATCAATGATTTACAAATCACGGAAGGTGAAAGAAAATTCAGATAG
- the pbpC gene encoding penicillin-binding protein 1C, with translation MSHKKWIRVSLYVILGIQLVFLLLNSLFPLRINIKYSQIVTASDGTVLHAFLSSDEKWRMKTELNEITPTLKKAIIYKEDKYFYYHPGVNPVAILRAVVNNMLQSKKTSGASTITMQVARMLEPKNRTYANKVVEIFRALQLEWKYSKAEILQLYLNLVPYGSNIEGVKSASLIYFQQAPGYMSLAQTVALTIIPNRPSSLVIGKDNMLIVQERNKWLRRFAKDKIFPQDEIKDALLEPLDDTRHNVPRLAPHLSLRMTKVHRHDAIIHSCIDKMKQEKVENIAYNYVQRIHYMGITNCAVLVVNNESNRVEAYLGAADFYNAEDHGQVDGVQAIRSPGSTLKPFLYALGFDKGMITPKSVIADVPVNFHGYMPLNYDKKFRGNVTVETALANSLNVPAVKMLDQLGMQSFVAAMKLAGFAQVGADKDKLGLSTVLGGCGVKLEELTNLYACLADTGSYRKLLWTKEEHQEGAFQLISSGAAFMTTEILTQHLRPDLPNNYESSMHLPKVAWKTGTSYGRRDAWSIGYNKEYTIGVWVGNFSGNGIPELTGADIATPLLFDLFNTLAYNSSNEWFQMPKSLDFRYVCAASGSVPNDFCTEQVMDYFIPGVSGTQKCNHLKEVFVAADESISYCRNCLPENGYKKILYPNLKPELVSFYEFQNIPYEKVPQHNPHCSRIYTENAPSIITPTDGLEYLLEKDEQQQLLLSCNADNEVKTIYWYINNRFFATAGVHDKVFFTPEEGTVKISCTDDKGRNSDVTIEVKYLE, from the coding sequence ATGTCCCATAAAAAATGGATCCGCGTCTCATTGTATGTTATCCTCGGTATACAACTGGTATTTCTATTATTGAATAGTCTCTTTCCATTGCGTATCAATATCAAATATTCACAAATCGTTACCGCATCCGATGGAACTGTATTGCATGCATTCTTAAGCAGTGATGAAAAGTGGCGGATGAAAACAGAGTTGAATGAAATCACACCTACACTCAAAAAAGCCATCATCTATAAGGAAGATAAATACTTCTATTATCATCCGGGCGTAAACCCTGTTGCCATCCTTCGGGCAGTTGTTAACAACATGCTGCAATCAAAAAAAACCTCCGGCGCTTCTACGATCACCATGCAGGTAGCCAGGATGCTTGAACCGAAGAATCGCACATACGCGAATAAAGTGGTGGAGATATTCAGGGCATTACAACTGGAATGGAAGTATAGCAAAGCAGAAATTTTACAACTCTATCTCAATCTTGTTCCTTACGGGAGCAATATTGAAGGCGTAAAAAGTGCATCATTGATTTATTTTCAGCAAGCGCCCGGTTACATGAGTCTTGCACAAACCGTAGCACTTACCATTATTCCCAACCGGCCGTCATCATTGGTGATTGGAAAGGATAATATGCTGATTGTTCAGGAAAGAAACAAGTGGCTGCGGCGTTTTGCAAAAGACAAAATTTTTCCGCAGGATGAGATCAAGGATGCTTTGCTGGAACCATTGGATGATACACGCCACAATGTTCCGCGACTTGCGCCGCACTTATCACTTCGCATGACAAAAGTCCACCGGCACGATGCCATCATACATTCCTGTATCGATAAAATGAAGCAGGAAAAAGTAGAGAACATCGCATACAATTATGTGCAACGGATTCACTACATGGGCATCACCAATTGTGCGGTATTGGTGGTCAATAATGAAAGCAACCGTGTGGAGGCCTATTTAGGCGCGGCTGATTTTTACAATGCCGAAGATCACGGACAGGTTGATGGTGTGCAGGCCATCCGCTCGCCAGGAAGCACGTTAAAGCCGTTTTTGTATGCGCTGGGATTTGACAAAGGAATGATTACCCCCAAATCAGTGATTGCTGATGTGCCTGTGAATTTTCATGGTTACATGCCGTTGAATTATGATAAAAAATTTCGTGGAAACGTAACTGTGGAAACTGCGCTGGCAAATTCACTGAATGTACCAGCTGTAAAAATGCTGGATCAATTGGGTATGCAATCATTTGTTGCAGCCATGAAATTGGCAGGCTTTGCACAAGTGGGTGCAGACAAGGATAAGCTCGGATTGTCAACCGTACTTGGTGGTTGCGGTGTGAAACTGGAAGAACTCACCAACCTGTATGCCTGCCTGGCTGATACCGGCTCTTACAGAAAACTTTTATGGACAAAAGAAGAGCATCAGGAAGGAGCATTTCAACTTATCTCTTCCGGTGCTGCGTTTATGACTACTGAAATTCTCACCCAACATTTAAGACCTGACCTTCCAAACAATTATGAGAGCAGCATGCATTTGCCAAAGGTTGCCTGGAAAACCGGAACCTCTTACGGGAGACGTGATGCATGGAGTATCGGATACAATAAAGAATATACAATAGGAGTATGGGTTGGAAATTTTTCAGGGAATGGTATTCCTGAACTCACCGGAGCTGATATTGCTACACCTTTGCTTTTTGATTTGTTTAATACGCTGGCTTACAATTCTTCAAATGAATGGTTTCAGATGCCGAAGTCACTGGATTTTCGCTATGTCTGTGCGGCATCTGGCAGTGTGCCAAATGATTTTTGCACGGAACAGGTGATGGATTATTTTATTCCGGGTGTCTCCGGCACTCAAAAATGCAATCACCTGAAAGAAGTTTTTGTGGCTGCTGATGAAAGCATTTCCTATTGCAGGAATTGTCTACCGGAGAATGGCTATAAAAAAATCCTGTATCCGAATTTAAAACCTGAGTTAGTTTCTTTTTATGAATTTCAAAATATTCCATATGAAAAAGTGCCACAGCACAATCCCCATTGCAGTCGTATTTATACGGAGAATGCTCCGTCGATCATCACGCCAACAGATGGATTGGAATACTTGTTAGAGAAAGACGAACAGCAGCAACTCCTGCTTAGTTGCAACGCGGATAATGAAGTGAAAACAATTTATTGGTACATCAACAACCGCTTTTTTGCAACGGCTGGTGTGCATGACAAGGTGTTTTTTACACCGGAAGAAGGAACAGTTAAAATTTCCTGCACCGATGATAAAGGGAGAAACAGTGATGTTACTATTGAGGTGAAGTATTTGGAGTGA